In Streptomyces longhuiensis, the following proteins share a genomic window:
- a CDS encoding M56 family metallopeptidase yields the protein MGVFVFLPLVLPLTAWPVARLAEQHLHPRTATRLLTAVAGVMAVCSTLCLALLMVVGTAQLPGNPLPDGWSDPEVRAAVPYDGVAGRAAIPALAVVLVVCTRVVVRHHLVRRRARRALAGPRDRGVAVVPDTVPYAYALPGGDRDRVVVSTGLLGVLTGPERRALFAHERAHLAARHHRHLLVAQLAARANPFLLPLRTAVAYSTERWADEDAARSVHDRRVVARAIGKAALVSRAAPAPTLAGLAAPGPVPRRVAALLRPAPAAHSWPPAGTGIGLAAWAAAVGTAVSAMSSANSAVTMIRILHAATFL from the coding sequence ATGGGAGTCTTCGTCTTCCTGCCGCTGGTGCTGCCGCTGACGGCGTGGCCCGTGGCGCGCCTGGCCGAGCAGCATCTCCACCCGCGCACCGCGACCCGTCTCCTGACGGCCGTCGCGGGAGTGATGGCCGTGTGCAGCACGCTGTGCCTGGCGCTGCTCATGGTCGTCGGCACGGCCCAACTTCCCGGAAACCCCCTCCCCGACGGCTGGTCGGACCCCGAGGTGCGGGCGGCCGTGCCGTACGACGGGGTGGCGGGCAGGGCAGCGATCCCCGCCCTCGCCGTCGTGCTCGTGGTGTGTACGCGGGTCGTCGTCCGGCACCACCTGGTGCGGCGCCGGGCCCGGCGGGCGCTCGCCGGGCCGCGCGACCGGGGCGTCGCGGTCGTGCCGGACACGGTGCCGTACGCGTATGCCCTCCCCGGTGGCGACCGTGACCGGGTGGTGGTCTCGACCGGGCTCCTGGGCGTGCTCACCGGGCCCGAGCGCAGGGCGTTGTTCGCACACGAGCGGGCCCATCTGGCGGCCCGGCACCATCGTCATCTGCTGGTGGCCCAGTTGGCGGCGCGGGCCAATCCGTTCCTGCTGCCGCTACGCACGGCGGTGGCGTACTCGACGGAGCGGTGGGCCGACGAGGACGCGGCGCGCTCCGTGCACGACCGCCGCGTCGTGGCCCGCGCGATCGGCAAGGCCGCCCTCGTCTCGCGCGCCGCGCCGGCCCCCACTCTGGCGGGCCTCGCGGCGCCGGGCCCGGTCCCGCGCCGGGTCGCGGCCCTCCTGCGCCCGGCCCCGGCGGCGCACAGCTGGCCACCGGCCGGCACGGGGATCGGCCTCGCGGCGTGGGCGGCGGCCGTGGGCACGGCGGTGTCGGCGATGTCGTCGGCGAACTCCGCGGTGACCATGATCCGCATCCTGCACGCGGCCACGTTCCTCTGA
- a CDS encoding helix-turn-helix domain-containing protein, whose protein sequence is MSDLDLLTQSLGRNVKRWRTERGFTLDGLATRAGVSRGMLIQIEQARTNPSIGTVVKIGDALGISITTLLDYEQGPKVRIVPPEQAVRLWSTDAGSYNRLLAGTEAPGPLEMWDWHLEPGDGSGSDPHPAGTVELLHVTAGELTLVLDGAEYRVPAGSSVSFEADASHTYRNDGTETMEMTMAVSVPPVR, encoded by the coding sequence GTGTCGGACCTCGACCTGCTGACCCAGTCCCTCGGCCGCAACGTCAAGCGCTGGCGCACCGAGCGCGGCTTCACCCTCGACGGTCTCGCGACGCGCGCCGGAGTCAGCCGCGGCATGCTCATCCAGATCGAGCAGGCCCGCACCAACCCCAGCATCGGCACCGTGGTCAAGATCGGTGACGCGCTCGGCATCAGCATCACCACCCTGCTCGACTACGAACAGGGCCCGAAGGTCCGCATCGTCCCGCCCGAGCAGGCCGTACGCCTGTGGAGCACGGACGCCGGCAGCTACAACCGGCTGCTCGCCGGGACCGAGGCCCCCGGCCCCCTGGAGATGTGGGACTGGCACCTGGAACCCGGTGACGGCAGCGGCTCCGACCCGCACCCCGCGGGCACGGTGGAGCTGCTCCATGTGACGGCCGGCGAGCTGACCCTCGTCCTGGACGGCGCCGAGTACCGCGTCCCCGCCGGATCCAGCGTCTCGTTCGAGGCCGACGCCTCGCACACCTACCGCAACGACGGCACCGAGACGATGGAGATGACCATGGCCGTGTCGGTGCCGCCCGTACGCTGA
- a CDS encoding cupin, with translation MPSETALPPTDFSHPLPGAVGLSHLKAYEWEAADGVCGGTPHLHLVCTEAYVVTGGRGAVQTLSPGGYREVPLEAGSVAWFTPGTVHRMVQRGDLRITVLMQNSGLPEAGDAVFTFPPDVLADPERYAAAATLPARTGPLAEAAARRRRDLAVEGYLPLREALSAGDGAPYLEFQRAAARLVRDKVPAWRELWRAGALAAAERTGAQLAALESGDPSYLTGSASYDTGPTRRGGYGMCGRRDEYELPGTTLPQREG, from the coding sequence ATGCCCTCCGAAACCGCCCTCCCGCCGACCGACTTCTCCCATCCGCTGCCCGGAGCCGTCGGCCTCTCCCACCTGAAGGCCTACGAATGGGAGGCCGCCGACGGCGTGTGTGGCGGCACCCCGCATCTGCACCTGGTGTGCACGGAGGCCTACGTCGTCACCGGCGGACGCGGTGCCGTCCAGACCCTCAGCCCCGGCGGTTACCGCGAAGTCCCCCTGGAAGCGGGCTCGGTGGCGTGGTTCACGCCGGGGACCGTGCACCGGATGGTGCAGCGCGGCGACTTGCGCATCACCGTCCTGATGCAGAACAGCGGTCTGCCCGAGGCCGGGGACGCCGTCTTCACCTTCCCGCCCGACGTGCTCGCCGACCCCGAGCGCTACGCCGCCGCCGCGACACTCCCGGCGCGGACGGGACCCCTGGCGGAGGCGGCCGCGCGGCGGCGGCGCGACCTCGCGGTCGAGGGCTATCTGCCGCTGCGCGAGGCGCTGTCGGCCGGCGATGGCGCGCCCTACCTGGAATTCCAGCGGGCCGCGGCGCGTCTCGTCCGGGACAAGGTGCCCGCCTGGCGAGAGCTGTGGCGGGCCGGCGCGCTGGCCGCCGCCGAGCGCACCGGCGCCCAGCTCGCGGCCCTCGAATCCGGCGACCCCTCCTACCTCACGGGATCGGCCTCGTACGACACGGGTCCCACCCGGCGCGGCGGCTACGGCATGTGCGGCCGCCGCGACGAGTACGAGCTGCCCGGGACGACGCTGCCGCAGCGTGAGGGGTAA
- a CDS encoding exonuclease SbcCD subunit D has product MRLLHTSDWHLGRAFHRVNMLGAQAEFIGHLVATVRERDVDAVVVSGDVYDRAVPPLAAVELFDDALHRLAEQGIPTVMISGNHDSARRLGVGAGLIGRAGIHLRTDPGACATPVLIPDATGDVAFYGLPYLEPALVKDEFGVSKPGHEAVLAAAMDRVRVDLAERPAGTRAVVLAHAFVTGGEASDSERDITVGGVAAVPSGVFDGVDYVALGHLHGSQVISERVRYSGSPLPYSFSEADHRKSMWLVDLDADGFAAAERVDCPVPRPLARIRGDLADLLARPELTAHEESWVEATLTDPVRPDDPMARLAERFPHTLSLAFDPQRAPEDPDVSYAQRLKGRDDQQIAEDFVTHVRGAGPDERERAVLREALDAVRIDDTRREVAR; this is encoded by the coding sequence ATGAGGCTGCTGCACACTTCCGACTGGCATCTCGGCCGGGCGTTCCACCGGGTGAACATGCTCGGCGCCCAGGCCGAGTTCATCGGTCACCTCGTCGCGACCGTCCGTGAGCGGGACGTCGACGCGGTGGTCGTGTCGGGCGACGTGTACGACCGCGCGGTGCCGCCCCTCGCCGCGGTCGAGCTGTTCGACGACGCCCTGCACCGCCTCGCCGAGCAGGGCATCCCCACGGTGATGATCTCCGGGAACCACGACTCGGCGCGCCGCCTCGGCGTCGGCGCCGGGCTCATCGGCCGCGCCGGCATCCACCTGCGCACCGACCCCGGCGCGTGCGCGACCCCCGTGCTCATCCCGGACGCCACCGGTGACGTGGCCTTCTACGGGCTGCCCTATCTCGAACCGGCGCTGGTGAAGGACGAGTTCGGGGTGTCGAAGCCGGGCCACGAGGCCGTCCTGGCCGCCGCCATGGACCGGGTGCGGGTCGATCTCGCCGAGCGCCCGGCAGGGACCCGGGCCGTCGTCCTCGCGCACGCCTTCGTCACCGGCGGCGAGGCCAGCGACAGCGAGCGCGACATCACGGTCGGCGGAGTCGCCGCCGTCCCCTCCGGCGTCTTCGACGGCGTCGACTACGTGGCGCTCGGGCATCTGCACGGCAGCCAGGTCATCTCCGAGCGCGTGCGCTACTCCGGCTCGCCGCTCCCGTACTCCTTCTCCGAGGCCGACCACCGCAAGAGCATGTGGCTCGTCGACCTGGACGCGGACGGCTTCGCCGCCGCCGAGCGCGTCGACTGCCCGGTGCCCAGGCCGCTCGCCCGGATCCGCGGTGACCTCGCGGACCTGCTCGCGCGCCCGGAGCTCACCGCGCACGAGGAGTCCTGGGTCGAGGCCACCCTCACCGACCCGGTCAGGCCCGACGACCCCATGGCCCGCCTCGCCGAGCGGTTCCCGCACACCCTCAGCCTCGCCTTCGACCCGCAGCGCGCCCCCGAGGACCCCGACGTCTCGTACGCGCAGCGCCTCAAGGGGCGTGACGACCAACAGATCGCGGAGGACTTCGTGACCCATGTGCGCGGCGCCGGACCCGACGAGCGCGAGCGCGCCGTCCTGCGCGAGGCACTCGACGCCGTACGCATCGACGACACCCGGCGCGAGGTCGCCCGATGA
- a CDS encoding YbaK/EbsC family protein: MRAPIGNFDHVRPAPEALDLLTDPVADAVRNWHGTVPAEQLIHVDTDPEWADTATFVEHYGPELLEDSANCVVVAGKRGGETTLAACLVLSGTRVDVNGVVRRRLGARKASFAPMETATGATGMEYGGITPIGLPADWPLLVDAAVVDRSHVLIGSGTRRGKLIVPGKAFLDLPGAVVLEGLGVN, from the coding sequence ATGCGCGCACCCATCGGAAACTTCGACCACGTCCGCCCCGCTCCCGAGGCGCTCGACCTGCTCACGGACCCGGTGGCCGACGCCGTACGCAACTGGCACGGCACGGTCCCGGCGGAGCAGCTGATCCATGTCGACACCGACCCCGAGTGGGCGGACACGGCCACGTTCGTCGAGCACTACGGCCCCGAACTGCTCGAGGACTCCGCCAACTGCGTCGTCGTAGCCGGCAAGCGCGGCGGCGAGACGACCCTCGCCGCCTGCCTGGTCCTATCCGGGACCCGGGTCGACGTCAATGGAGTCGTACGCCGCCGACTGGGCGCCCGCAAGGCCTCGTTCGCCCCGATGGAGACGGCCACCGGCGCCACCGGCATGGAGTACGGCGGCATCACCCCGATCGGGCTGCCCGCCGACTGGCCGCTCCTTGTGGACGCGGCCGTCGTCGACCGGTCACACGTCCTGATCGGCAGCGGAACACGCCGCGGCAAGCTCATCGTGCCCGGCAAGGCCTTCCTCGACCTGCCCGGCGCGGTGGTCCTCGAAGGGCTCGGCGTGAACTGA
- a CDS encoding YigZ family protein, giving the protein MQDEYRTVAREGVHETEINRSRFLCALAPAATEREAQDFVARIRKEHPTASHNCYAYVIGADASVQKASDDGEPGGTAGVPMLQMLTRREMRYVVAVVTRYYGGVKLGAGGLIRAYGGAVGEALDALGTLTRRRFRLAKVTVDHQRAGKVQNDLRSTGREVRDVHYGEAVTIEIALPDADVDAFRAWLADVTAGTAEFELGAEAYGDA; this is encoded by the coding sequence ATGCAGGACGAGTACCGCACCGTGGCCCGTGAGGGCGTGCACGAGACCGAGATCAACCGCTCCCGGTTCCTGTGCGCGCTCGCGCCCGCGGCCACCGAGCGCGAGGCCCAGGACTTCGTGGCGCGCATCCGCAAGGAGCACCCCACCGCGTCCCACAACTGCTACGCGTACGTCATCGGCGCCGACGCCTCCGTGCAGAAGGCGAGCGACGACGGCGAACCGGGCGGCACGGCCGGCGTCCCCATGCTCCAGATGCTCACGCGCCGCGAGATGCGGTACGTCGTCGCCGTCGTGACCCGCTACTACGGAGGTGTGAAGCTCGGCGCGGGCGGTCTCATCCGGGCCTACGGAGGAGCCGTCGGCGAGGCGCTCGACGCGCTGGGCACCCTCACCCGGCGCCGCTTCCGGCTCGCCAAGGTCACTGTCGACCACCAGCGCGCCGGAAAGGTGCAGAACGATCTGCGCTCCACGGGACGTGAGGTGCGTGACGTCCATTACGGGGAGGCGGTCACGATCGAGATCGCTCTGCCGGACGCGGACGTGGACGCGTTCCGTGCGTGGCTGGCCGATGTCACCGCGGGCACCGCGGAGTTCGAGCTCGGGGCAGAGGCGTACGGGGACGCGTGA
- a CDS encoding BlaI/MecI/CopY family transcriptional regulator, which yields MTRDGHDGRRPRRRGQGELEAQVLSALCEAPGPVTAAWVQERVGGDLAYTTVVTILTRLLAKSAVTRARDGRSFLWTPAADGAGLAALRMRKVLDGETNREAVLARFVTALPPGDEQLLRDLLAQAERPDEASGPGEG from the coding sequence ATGACGCGGGACGGACACGACGGCCGGCGGCCGCGGCGCCGGGGGCAGGGCGAGCTGGAGGCCCAGGTCCTCTCGGCGCTGTGCGAGGCGCCGGGTCCCGTGACGGCGGCCTGGGTCCAGGAACGGGTCGGCGGCGACCTCGCCTACACGACCGTGGTGACGATCCTGACGCGGCTCCTCGCGAAGAGCGCGGTGACCCGCGCCCGCGACGGCCGCTCCTTCCTGTGGACGCCGGCCGCCGACGGGGCGGGGCTCGCGGCGCTGCGGATGCGCAAGGTGCTCGACGGCGAGACGAACCGCGAGGCGGTCCTCGCGCGTTTCGTCACCGCGCTTCCTCCGGGCGACGAACAACTGCTGCGGGACCTCCTCGCACAGGCGGAACGGCCGGACGAAGCCTCCGGCCCCGGCGAGGGCTGA
- a CDS encoding AAA family ATPase: MRLHRLRITAFGPFGASQEVDFDDLSSAGLFLLHGPTGAGKTSVLDAVCYALYGSVPGARQGSGQGTSLRSDHAAPGTRTEVTLDLTVAGRRLELTRQPPWERPKKRGTGTTMDKAQSWLREYDATAGTWKDLSRSHQEIGEEISQLLGMSKEQFCQVVLLPQGDFARFLRADAEARGKLLGRLFDTRRFAAAEQRLAEQRRAAESEVRAADAELLADAHRMQQAAGNIVELPATDAAPGDPGLADSVLTWAAVARSTARERLTVAHLALTAADAARTEAQRDLAGVQEVHRLQRRFEEARERAARLDERADEHQRVQERMARGRKAEAVAPALALREAAETEHRRATSEDARARAALPESFDGAGAAGLAAAARKAAEELGGLESARRAELRLTELDGQRRGLDREERADDELLQDAASWLDGWDSTRAALQEAVESAQEAATRAEHLAGQLEPAQQKSEAARRRDRLSGEAADARTGTVRAREGAAAAHEHWLGLKEQRLNGIAAELAAQLVPGERCAVCGSTEHPDPMRKTAEHVGRDAEETALAAYRRADDARTAQESRLAAVRESLAAATAAAGETSARELADAAEELRARHAEARGLASGLHAAREALGQAEGEHDRRLAAQQEAARRAVARATLRESVDREQGVLERELAQARGPEASVGARAAQLERLAAQLTAAADAARGADEAARRLKDADARLADAAFRAGFDTPEAAGAALLDDAQHRDLQHRLDARQSEEASVRAVLAEGDTAAAARQSPADVPAAQHAAEAADRRVRDAASARDDADRRCTEIDRLSARCATAVRRLAPLRAAYDRVARMAGLAAGTSADNERKMRLESYVLAARLEQVAAAATARLARMSSGRYTLVHSDGRTGRGRSGLGLHVVDAWTGRERDTATLSGGETFFASLALALGLADVVTDEAGGVRLDTLFIDEGFGSLDDQTLDEVLDVLDSLRERDRSVGIVSHVGDLRRRVHAQLEIVKGRSGSVVRQLT, translated from the coding sequence ATGAGGCTCCACCGGCTGCGGATCACCGCCTTCGGGCCCTTCGGGGCAAGCCAGGAAGTCGACTTCGACGACCTGTCCTCGGCGGGCCTCTTCCTGCTCCACGGCCCGACGGGCGCCGGCAAGACCTCCGTCCTCGACGCCGTCTGCTACGCCCTGTACGGCTCGGTCCCCGGCGCCCGGCAGGGCAGCGGCCAGGGCACGTCCCTGCGCAGCGACCACGCCGCGCCCGGCACGCGCACCGAGGTCACCCTCGACCTCACCGTCGCGGGACGCCGCCTGGAGCTGACCCGGCAGCCCCCGTGGGAGCGCCCCAAGAAGCGCGGCACGGGCACCACCATGGACAAGGCCCAGAGCTGGCTGCGCGAGTACGACGCCACGGCCGGCACCTGGAAGGACCTCAGCCGCTCCCACCAGGAGATCGGCGAGGAGATCAGCCAGCTCCTCGGGATGAGCAAGGAGCAGTTCTGCCAGGTCGTCCTGTTGCCGCAGGGAGACTTCGCCCGGTTCCTGCGGGCCGACGCCGAGGCCCGCGGCAAGCTCCTCGGCCGGCTCTTCGACACGCGGCGCTTCGCCGCGGCCGAACAGCGGCTCGCCGAGCAGCGCCGCGCCGCCGAGAGCGAAGTACGCGCGGCGGACGCCGAGTTGCTCGCCGACGCGCACCGCATGCAGCAGGCCGCCGGGAACATCGTGGAACTGCCCGCCACCGACGCCGCGCCCGGCGACCCCGGGCTCGCCGACTCCGTGCTCACGTGGGCCGCCGTCGCCCGCTCCACCGCCCGCGAGCGGCTCACCGTCGCGCACCTCGCGCTGACCGCCGCCGACGCGGCCCGCACCGAGGCACAGCGCGACCTGGCCGGCGTACAGGAAGTGCACCGGCTCCAGCGGCGGTTCGAGGAGGCGCGGGAGCGGGCCGCGCGGCTCGACGAGCGGGCCGACGAGCATCAGCGGGTCCAGGAGCGCATGGCGCGGGGTCGCAAGGCCGAGGCCGTCGCGCCCGCCCTCGCGCTGCGCGAGGCCGCGGAGACCGAACACCGCAGGGCCACGAGCGAGGACGCACGCGCGCGTGCAGCCCTGCCCGAGTCGTTCGACGGCGCCGGCGCGGCGGGTCTCGCCGCCGCCGCGCGGAAGGCGGCCGAGGAGCTGGGCGGCCTGGAGTCCGCCCGGCGCGCCGAGCTGCGCCTGACGGAACTCGACGGGCAGCGGCGAGGACTCGACCGCGAGGAGCGCGCCGACGACGAGCTGCTCCAGGACGCGGCGAGCTGGCTCGACGGCTGGGACAGTACGCGGGCCGCGCTCCAGGAAGCCGTCGAGTCCGCGCAGGAGGCCGCGACGCGCGCCGAGCACCTGGCGGGTCAACTGGAGCCCGCGCAGCAGAAGTCGGAGGCCGCCAGGCGCCGCGACCGGCTCTCCGGCGAGGCCGCCGACGCCCGGACGGGCACCGTGCGGGCCCGTGAGGGGGCCGCGGCCGCGCATGAGCACTGGCTCGGCCTCAAGGAACAGCGGCTGAACGGGATCGCGGCCGAACTGGCCGCGCAGCTCGTCCCCGGCGAGAGGTGCGCGGTGTGCGGGTCCACCGAGCATCCCGATCCCATGCGCAAGACCGCGGAGCATGTCGGCCGCGACGCCGAGGAGACGGCCCTCGCCGCGTACCGCCGCGCGGACGACGCGCGCACCGCGCAGGAGAGCCGGCTCGCCGCGGTGCGCGAGTCCCTCGCCGCCGCGACGGCCGCCGCCGGAGAGACATCCGCGCGGGAACTCGCCGACGCGGCCGAGGAGTTGCGCGCCCGACACGCCGAAGCGCGCGGCCTCGCCTCCGGACTGCACGCCGCACGTGAGGCCCTCGGCCAGGCCGAGGGCGAGCACGACCGCAGACTCGCCGCGCAGCAGGAAGCCGCACGTCGTGCCGTCGCCCGAGCCACCCTGCGCGAGAGCGTCGACCGCGAACAGGGCGTCCTGGAGCGCGAGTTGGCCCAGGCGCGCGGTCCGGAGGCCAGTGTGGGTGCGCGCGCTGCTCAACTGGAACGCCTCGCCGCGCAGCTCACGGCCGCCGCGGACGCCGCCCGGGGCGCCGACGAGGCAGCCAGGCGGCTCAAGGACGCCGACGCGCGACTCGCCGACGCCGCCTTCCGCGCCGGCTTCGACACGCCGGAGGCCGCCGGCGCCGCCCTCCTGGACGACGCCCAGCACAGAGACCTTCAACACCGGCTCGACGCCCGCCAGTCCGAGGAGGCCTCGGTGCGTGCCGTCCTCGCCGAGGGCGACACCGCGGCGGCGGCCCGGCAGTCGCCCGCCGACGTGCCCGCGGCGCAGCACGCCGCCGAGGCGGCCGACCGGCGGGTGCGCGACGCGGCGTCCGCGCGCGACGACGCCGACCGCCGCTGCACCGAGATCGACCGGCTCTCGGCCCGCTGCGCCACGGCCGTGCGACGGCTCGCGCCGCTGCGCGCCGCGTACGACCGAGTGGCGCGCATGGCGGGTCTCGCCGCCGGCACGTCCGCGGACAACGAGCGCAAGATGCGCCTGGAGTCCTATGTGCTCGCGGCCCGGCTCGAACAGGTCGCGGCCGCGGCGACCGCGCGACTGGCCCGCATGTCGTCCGGCCGGTACACGCTGGTGCACTCCGACGGCCGTACGGGGCGCGGCCGTTCGGGCCTCGGCCTGCACGTGGTCGACGCGTGGACGGGGCGCGAGCGGGACACCGCGACACTCTCCGGCGGGGAGACGTTCTTCGCGTCGCTGGCCCTCGCTCTCGGCCTCGCGGACGTCGTCACGGACGAGGCGGGCGGTGTCCGCCTCGACACCCTCTTCATCGACGAGGGTTTCGGCAGCCTCGACGACCAGACACTGGACGAGGTGCTGGACGTCCTGGACTCCCTGCGTGAGCGGGACCGCAGCGTCGGCATCGTCAGCCACGTCGGCGACCTGCGCCGCCGGGTGCACGCGCAGCTCGAGATCGTGAAGGGGCGGTCGGGGTCGGTCGTACGGCAGCTGACCTGA
- a CDS encoding APC family permease: MTGTQAERVEGTAVRPPSSRWRPWLLEGLSETTARHPGPHGTPPAEHKGHTWWRVMCLTGVDYFSTLGYQPGIAALAAGLLSPLATLVLIALTLGGALPVYRRVAKESPHGEGSIAMLERLLPWWAGKLFVLVLLGFAATDFMITITLSAADAAAHVVENPFAPASLDGANTWITLFLVAGLGAVFLKGFREAIRVAVVLVALYLMLNVVVLMTAAWHVLTEPVKIGNWWDAMTAAHSSPVAMIGVALLVFPKLALGMSGFETGVAVMPQVRGDATDTYAHPKGRVRDTRKLLTTAALIMSGFLLLSSLATTILIPQSAFESGGPANGRALAFLAHQYLGEGFGTVYDVSTIAILWFAGASALAGLLNLVPRYLPRYGMAPEWTRAVRPLVLLFMAIAVFITLWFNANVDDQSGAYATGVLVLMLSASFASTVAVRSRGRKAATLGFGAITAVFGYTLVTNVIERPDGIKIALLFIVGILLTSFASRVHRAFELRAGDVTFDETAARIVDEAAGHGPLRIIANEPDEHSKAEYRAKEYSQREQTHIPDGRPVLFLEVFVHDSSDFTAPVEVHGDEKHGVRRLRVQGAGVPNTIAAVLMSLRARTGEVPHAYFNWTEGHPVSHLLRFLVFGDGEVAPVTREVLRRAEPEPARRPRVHVG, encoded by the coding sequence ATGACCGGCACGCAGGCCGAACGCGTCGAAGGCACGGCCGTCCGGCCGCCGTCCTCACGATGGCGGCCCTGGCTCCTCGAGGGTCTGAGCGAGACGACGGCCCGGCATCCGGGACCGCACGGCACACCGCCGGCCGAGCACAAGGGCCACACGTGGTGGCGGGTGATGTGCCTGACGGGCGTGGACTACTTCTCGACGCTCGGCTACCAGCCGGGCATCGCCGCCCTCGCCGCGGGACTCCTGTCCCCGCTGGCCACCCTCGTCCTGATCGCGCTCACGCTCGGCGGCGCGCTGCCGGTGTACCGCCGCGTCGCGAAGGAGTCCCCGCACGGCGAGGGTTCCATCGCGATGCTGGAGCGGCTCCTTCCGTGGTGGGCGGGGAAGCTGTTCGTCCTCGTGCTGCTCGGGTTCGCCGCCACCGACTTCATGATCACGATCACCTTGTCGGCGGCCGACGCCGCGGCGCACGTCGTCGAGAACCCCTTCGCGCCCGCGTCGCTCGACGGCGCGAACACCTGGATCACGCTGTTCCTGGTGGCGGGCCTCGGCGCGGTGTTCCTCAAGGGGTTCCGTGAGGCGATACGGGTGGCGGTCGTGCTCGTCGCCCTCTACCTCATGCTGAACGTGGTCGTGCTCATGACGGCCGCCTGGCACGTCCTGACCGAGCCGGTGAAGATCGGCAACTGGTGGGACGCCATGACCGCCGCGCACTCCTCGCCCGTCGCGATGATCGGCGTGGCGCTCCTCGTCTTCCCGAAGCTGGCGCTCGGCATGTCCGGCTTCGAGACGGGCGTGGCCGTGATGCCCCAGGTGCGCGGCGACGCCACCGACACGTACGCGCATCCCAAGGGGCGGGTGCGGGACACCCGCAAGCTGCTCACCACGGCCGCGCTGATCATGAGCGGTTTCCTGCTGCTCTCCAGCCTGGCGACGACGATCCTCATCCCCCAGTCCGCGTTCGAGAGCGGCGGCCCGGCCAACGGCCGCGCCCTCGCGTTCCTCGCGCACCAGTACCTGGGCGAGGGTTTCGGCACGGTGTACGACGTCTCGACCATCGCCATCCTGTGGTTCGCCGGAGCCTCCGCGCTCGCGGGGCTCCTCAACCTGGTGCCGCGCTACCTGCCGCGGTACGGCATGGCCCCGGAGTGGACGCGCGCCGTCCGTCCGCTGGTGCTCCTGTTCATGGCGATCGCCGTCTTCATCACGCTCTGGTTCAACGCGAACGTCGACGACCAGAGCGGCGCGTACGCCACCGGTGTCCTGGTCCTGATGCTGTCGGCGTCGTTCGCCTCGACGGTCGCGGTGCGCTCGCGCGGGCGCAAGGCCGCGACCCTCGGCTTCGGGGCGATCACCGCCGTGTTCGGGTACACGCTCGTCACGAACGTCATCGAGCGCCCCGACGGCATCAAGATCGCCCTCCTCTTCATCGTCGGGATCCTCCTCACCTCGTTCGCCTCGCGCGTGCACCGGGCCTTCGAACTGCGGGCGGGCGACGTGACGTTCGACGAGACGGCGGCACGGATCGTCGACGAGGCAGCGGGCCACGGCCCGCTGCGGATCATCGCGAACGAGCCCGACGAGCACTCCAAGGCCGAGTACCGCGCCAAGGAGTACAGCCAGCGCGAGCAGACCCACATCCCGGACGGGCGGCCCGTCCTGTTCCTTGAGGTCTTCGTCCACGACTCGTCGGACTTCACCGCGCCGGTCGAGGTCCACGGCGACGAGAAGCACGGCGTACGCCGGCTGCGCGTCCAGGGCGCGGGCGTGCCGAACACCATCGCGGCCGTCCTGATGAGCCTGCGGGCCCGCACGGGCGAGGTGCCGCACGCGTACTTCAACTGGACCGAGGGCCATCCCGTCAGCCATCTGCTGCGCTTCCTGGTGTTCGGCGACGGCGAGGTCGCGCCGGTCACCCGCGAGGTACTGCGCCGCGCCGAGCCCGAGCCCGCCCGGCGGCCCCGCGTCCACGTGGGCTGA
- a CDS encoding CoA-binding protein — protein MYGDQETVRRILTELGDTWAVVGLSSNRARAAYGVAEVLQHFGKRVVPVHPKAETVHGEQGYASLEEIPFKVDVVDAFVNSHLAGQVADEARTIGAEAVWFQLGVIDEAAYARTRDAGLAMVMDKCPAIEIPRLG, from the coding sequence ATGTACGGCGATCAGGAGACGGTCCGCAGGATCCTCACGGAGCTCGGTGACACCTGGGCGGTCGTGGGCCTCTCCTCGAACAGGGCGCGCGCCGCCTACGGCGTCGCCGAGGTCCTCCAGCACTTCGGCAAGCGCGTCGTCCCGGTCCACCCGAAGGCCGAGACGGTCCACGGCGAGCAGGGCTACGCGTCCCTCGAAGAGATCCCGTTCAAGGTCGACGTGGTCGACGCCTTCGTCAACTCCCACCTCGCGGGCCAGGTCGCCGACGAGGCCCGGACGATCGGCGCGGAAGCGGTCTGGTTCCAGCTCGGCGTGATCGACGAGGCGGCGTACGCGCGCACGCGCGACGCGGGGCTTGCGATGGTCATGGACAAGTGCCCGGCGATCGAGATCCCCCGCCTGGGCTGA